The Polynucleobacter necessarius genome has a window encoding:
- a CDS encoding NUDIX hydrolase — protein MHKPTHMLATSTIAALEEMLQNAVRSAPPDFLPIHFLGGSSAGQLIGHLNPEFIPYLQESLAKNPIPHIEMGHDRLTIRHERPLVLSQSLAKLADRMHQGGFIPGWRHEDFAWIDQNGHDYFRLERSAFRTFGFRSMATHINGFTKAGNLWLGRRSETKPTDPGRLDNLAAGGIGADETPWVNARRELWEEAGVPPQISDQIEPVGRIHMRRPIPGCGFHDEQLYVYDLELADNFAPINHDGEVSGFIEISLSEAAARILADEFTSDAAFVTADFILRNTKPA, from the coding sequence ATGCACAAGCCCACCCATATGCTCGCCACCAGCACTATCGCCGCCTTGGAGGAGATGCTCCAAAATGCAGTAAGATCTGCTCCACCGGATTTCTTACCTATCCATTTTTTAGGGGGCAGCTCGGCAGGACAGCTAATTGGGCACCTTAACCCTGAATTCATACCCTATTTACAAGAATCTTTGGCTAAAAACCCCATCCCTCACATTGAAATGGGCCATGATCGCCTCACGATTCGCCATGAAAGACCCTTGGTACTGTCCCAGAGCCTAGCGAAATTGGCCGATCGGATGCACCAAGGTGGGTTTATTCCTGGTTGGCGACATGAGGATTTCGCCTGGATTGACCAGAATGGGCATGACTACTTCCGTTTAGAGCGCTCTGCTTTCCGTACTTTTGGCTTTCGGAGCATGGCAACGCACATTAATGGCTTCACCAAGGCGGGCAATCTTTGGCTTGGCCGCCGTAGCGAAACGAAGCCTACTGACCCGGGTCGCCTCGACAATCTTGCCGCAGGCGGCATTGGTGCTGATGAAACCCCTTGGGTTAATGCGCGCAGGGAGCTATGGGAAGAAGCGGGTGTGCCACCCCAGATTTCTGATCAGATAGAGCCAGTTGGCAGGATTCATATGCGTCGCCCCATTCCAGGGTGTGGTTTTCATGATGAGCAGCTCTATGTCTATGACTTGGAGCTTGCGGATAACTTTGCACCCATCAATCATGACGGCGAAGTCAGTGGTTTTATTGAAATCTCGCTTTCAGAGGCTGCTGCACGCATTTTGGCTGATGAATTCACTAGCGATGCCGCCTTTGTGACGGCAGATTTCATTTTGCGCAACACCAAACCAGCTTAG